The following coding sequences are from one Musa acuminata AAA Group cultivar baxijiao chromosome BXJ1-6, Cavendish_Baxijiao_AAA, whole genome shotgun sequence window:
- the LOC135676082 gene encoding uncharacterized protein LOC135676082, which produces MSRPRSDGSIGVATGGPSLANGILANGDSGHRTCESDFRGLDRPGVAGAAAAPLPPPPPPSPSTLPGGIRRPPDEERRRLRRCVEAATKGFAIGAGLKGGLALFSVLVRLKSRRSLRPSARKAGVFTNEEAVVLALKETLRYGLFLGTFAGAYVSVDEVIAAFGGHRRTAGWRSLIAGLIAGPSMLLTGPNTQHTSLAIYILMRAAVLASRCGIKSERFGGVCRPLTWLHGDIFLMCLASSQILSAYILKQDSLPSSYKSFLNKHGGKDAVILQGVKEIASSIPFSNLDKIEKYYKSISVDVKLDPNMKVPCSIVHGNQSCSRHFITFLFQEYGRAIPVYLPVYLVPALIVHRQGLLKRPYTILGKSLLGTARSSLFLSVYCASAWAWTCLLFRMLKRCNIPMVAIGTFPTGLALLIEKKTRRIEISLYCLARAIESFFTCLADAGLLPQASKFKRADVAVFSLATAIIMHCYAQEREVFRSKYLNVLDWVFGVPLSPDNEHVKKS; this is translated from the exons ATGTCTCGACCTCGCTCGGATGGTAGCATCGGCGTCGCCACGGGCGGTCCCTCGCTGGCGAACGGCATCCTCGCCAACGGGGATTCTGGTCACAGGACATGCGAGAGCGACTTCCGGGGACTCGATCGGCCTGGGGTGGCTGGTGCTGCGGcggctcctcttcctcctcctcctcctccttcgccctCGACCCTCCCCGGTGGCATTCGTCGGCCGCCCGACGAGGAGCGGAGGAGGCTCCGGCGTTGCGTCGAGGCAGCGACCAAGGGTTTCGCGATAGGCGCTGGCTTGAAGGGGGGGCTCGCGCTGTTCTCTGTTCTTGTGCGGTTGAAGAGCCGCAGATCCTTGAGGCCGTCCGCCAG GAAGGCGGGGGTATTCACGAATGAGGAGGCTGTAGTTTTGGCATTGAAGGAGACGCTGAGATATGGGTTGTTTCTGGGGACGTTTGCTGGAGCATATGTTTCGGTGGACGAGGTTATCGCTGCATTCGGTGGCCACAGACG AACTGCAGGTTGGCGATCCCTCATAGCAGGGTTGATTGCTGGTCCATCAATGCTCTTAACAGGACCAAATACACAGCACACTAGCTTGGCTATATACATTCTTATGCGTGCTGCAGTGCTGGCATCACGTTGTGGGATAAAGAGTGAACGATTTGGTGGTGTATGTAGACCATTGACATGGCTACATGGTGACATATTTCTTATGTGTCTTGCCTCTTCACAAATCCT GTCTGCTTACATTCTGAAGCAAGATAGTTTGCCATCATCATACAAGTCATTTCTTAATAAGCATGGTGGAAAAGATGCTGTCATTCTCCAGGGTGTTAAAGAAATTGCATCCAGTATTCCTTTTTCCAATTTAGACAAGATTGAGAAGTATTACAAGTCTATCAGTGTTGATGTGAAACTAGACCCTAACATGAAAGTTCCATGCTCG ATTGTTCATGGCAATCAATCTTGTTCTAGGCATTTCATAACTTTCCTTTTCCAAGAATACGGAAGAGCAATTCCAGTTTATCTTCCAGTCTACTTGGTTCCTGCACTCATAGTTCATCGTCAGGGTCTTTTGAAAAG GCCTTACACAATTCTGGGGAAGAGTCTTCTGGGAACTGCAAGATCCAGCCTGTTCCTCTCTGTATATTGTGCATCTGCCTG GGCTTGGACTTGCCTGCTTTTCAGAATGCTTAAAAGATGCAACATTCCAATGGTCGCAATTGGCACA TTTCCTACTGGCCTGGCATTACTAATTGAGAAAAAGACTAGAAGGATCGAGATATCTTTGTATTGTCTAGCCCGAGCAATCGAGAGCTTCTTCACATGCTTGGCTGATGCCGGACTGTTACCTCAAGCATCAAAGTTTAAGCGAGCTGATGTGGCCGTATTCAGTTTAGCCACAGCCATTATCATGCACTGCTATGCACAAGAAAGAGAGGTGTTCCGATCAAAGTACTTGAATGTGCTCGACTGGGTCTTTGGTGTGCCCCTATCACCTGACAACGAACATGTCAAGAAGTCATAA